A genome region from Fodinibius salicampi includes the following:
- a CDS encoding class I SAM-dependent methyltransferase has protein sequence MSKLSLEELKNTATWYQELMVPALFEKWPDQILEEAKIKSAEKLLDVACGTGVLAIAGAERLGEKGFTAGLDMNPGMLAVAEKLAPDIEWHQGTAEDIPWGEESFDVVVSQFGLMFFEDKQKALREMFRVLKPGGRLVIAVFDSLDNIPGYKIMARIFGQVVGEEVEEALRFPFSLGEVDVLKFLCSKSGLTGAKINTCEGNARFPDVRTMVLADVKGWFPLARFVLDEYQIDEVVTKAESDLKEFVTTYGAVVFPMPAHFVTITKN, from the coding sequence TAAGTTTAGAAGAACTGAAGAATACAGCTACGTGGTATCAGGAACTGATGGTTCCGGCATTGTTTGAAAAATGGCCGGATCAGATTCTGGAAGAGGCAAAAATAAAGTCAGCAGAAAAGCTGCTCGATGTAGCTTGCGGTACTGGAGTCCTGGCGATTGCAGGAGCGGAACGATTGGGTGAAAAAGGCTTTACAGCTGGGTTGGATATGAATCCAGGTATGTTGGCTGTAGCTGAAAAACTTGCTCCTGATATAGAATGGCATCAGGGAACTGCGGAAGATATTCCCTGGGGTGAGGAATCTTTTGACGTTGTAGTCAGCCAGTTCGGCCTGATGTTTTTCGAAGATAAGCAGAAGGCTCTCCGAGAAATGTTTCGTGTTTTGAAACCCGGCGGGCGACTTGTTATTGCTGTCTTCGATTCTCTCGACAATATTCCGGGATATAAAATAATGGCCAGGATATTTGGTCAGGTTGTCGGCGAGGAGGTGGAGGAAGCCCTCAGATTCCCTTTTTCTTTGGGAGAGGTCGACGTACTCAAATTCCTTTGTTCTAAGAGTGGTCTTACCGGAGCTAAAATTAATACCTGTGAAGGGAATGCGAGGTTTCCGGATGTTAGAACCATGGTGCTTGCAGATGTCAAAGGGTGGTTTCCGTTGGCTCGCTTTGTACTTGATGAGTATCAGATTGATGAAGTTGTCACCAAGGCCGAATCAGATTTGAAGGAATTTGTCACCACATACGGAGCCGTAGTATTTCCAATGCCGGCACACTTTGTTACGATTACAAAAAACTAA
- a CDS encoding OsmC family protein translates to MADPKTIKKAYERNRRAVELRPQKGKSTAVTKVRLFDGTTCEVQHKHWTFKVDIGISEGGNDAGPGPGIMERGALGSCLAIAYSQHAAIMGVPVDKIEVDIESDFDARGMLAIDDRPPGFEELRYKVYIESTASEEEVQKVIDKADRHSPVLDDFKRAIPVKREVTIKTINEERS, encoded by the coding sequence ATGGCTGATCCAAAAACAATAAAAAAGGCATACGAAAGGAATCGCCGAGCCGTAGAGCTGCGTCCTCAAAAAGGGAAAAGTACTGCAGTTACCAAGGTCCGATTGTTTGATGGGACAACATGTGAGGTGCAACATAAGCACTGGACATTTAAGGTTGATATCGGAATCTCTGAAGGCGGCAACGATGCTGGGCCAGGGCCGGGCATAATGGAACGCGGGGCGCTGGGAAGCTGCTTGGCTATTGCCTATTCACAGCACGCTGCTATTATGGGGGTGCCAGTCGACAAGATAGAGGTGGATATAGAATCCGATTTTGATGCCCGCGGCATGCTTGCTATTGATGATCGTCCGCCGGGTTTCGAAGAGCTCAGGTATAAGGTATACATTGAGAGTACGGCCAGTGAGGAAGAGGTACAGAAAGTCATCGACAAAGCGGACAGGCATAGTCCGGTATTGGATGATTTTAAACGGGCCATCCCGGTTAAGCGCGAAGTAACGATAAAAACCATAAATGAGGAGAGATCATGA
- a CDS encoding IGHMBP2 family helicase: MSNILITELKNQGPGDILDAIGGETDIDPGIIGNIDINGSRALVEVNNGKAEELATQLNGKKVGHSRVSVRNIEEEDFKDIETIYDYVDRFKQLVELEREQEMREHEESIRTLSGKQREAEGKAILYLRGRDEGNALEGKLVKFMRQHKGEPLPETEIAVGDLVMISRRDPLLSDNPTGTVVQKTNYSVTVAFDQPRSFIFGEGLRMDLYVNDITYQRMKDALTRVEEATGRLADLRNIMVGLRSPKEPEKAEVNQWFNKELNESQKEAVAYSLGAEDIHLIHGPPGTGKTTTAIEVIEQAVEAGQKVLATAASNIAVDNMLDFLLDREVKAVRVGHPARVTPQLKEHTLDSLIEQNKQYRKSEELRAQAIEKKEEQEEFTYPSGKYRRGMSNTKIKELAEEGGSSRGVSKDKIQGMARWIELQDEIEALFEEADRLREEAVNEILETKQVICTTNSTAGSELVENREFDLVVIDEATQSTEPSCLIPITHGKKIVMAGDHRQLPPTVKSRKAADQGLEDTLFERLAEKYPGIKNMLEIQYRMHETIMAFSNEQFYDGIISADESVRTHTLEDFQLDINLFNNNLTEILDPHKPLVFVDTSGRDAAERIRQGSTSKENPEEALLVAQMADNLLRSGMRPENIAVISPYKDQVDLLDRKIDAENLEIKSVDGFQGREKEVVIISLTRSNKNRGIGFLKDVRRFNVSLTRAERKLIVVGDSSTITSHEIYSHFIDYVRQKGRVIEL, from the coding sequence ATGAGCAATATTTTAATCACTGAATTGAAGAATCAGGGTCCGGGCGATATTCTTGACGCCATTGGCGGGGAAACAGATATTGATCCGGGTATTATAGGCAATATTGATATCAACGGATCAAGAGCTCTTGTAGAAGTAAATAATGGAAAAGCAGAAGAGTTGGCAACTCAGTTGAATGGAAAAAAAGTGGGTCATTCCAGGGTATCAGTCCGGAATATAGAAGAGGAAGATTTTAAGGATATTGAAACCATTTATGACTATGTAGACCGGTTCAAACAACTGGTTGAGCTGGAACGAGAACAGGAAATGCGGGAGCATGAGGAAAGTATCCGTACTCTTTCTGGTAAACAACGAGAGGCTGAAGGGAAAGCTATTCTTTATTTAAGGGGCCGTGACGAAGGCAATGCGCTCGAAGGTAAGCTGGTAAAATTTATGCGACAGCATAAAGGAGAGCCGCTCCCGGAGACTGAAATAGCTGTTGGCGACCTGGTGATGATTTCGCGTAGAGATCCGTTGCTCAGCGACAATCCCACGGGTACGGTAGTGCAGAAAACCAATTATTCCGTTACCGTTGCTTTTGATCAGCCCCGCAGCTTTATTTTTGGTGAAGGATTGCGGATGGATTTATATGTCAATGATATTACTTACCAGCGAATGAAGGATGCATTGACACGGGTGGAGGAAGCAACCGGAAGACTAGCCGATCTTCGAAATATTATGGTAGGCTTGCGTTCACCAAAAGAACCAGAGAAAGCAGAGGTAAATCAGTGGTTTAACAAAGAGCTGAATGAATCCCAAAAGGAGGCGGTAGCCTACAGCTTGGGTGCTGAAGATATTCATCTTATTCACGGTCCGCCGGGTACCGGTAAGACAACAACAGCCATCGAAGTGATTGAACAGGCGGTGGAGGCAGGACAAAAAGTGCTTGCAACGGCCGCATCAAATATTGCTGTTGATAATATGCTGGATTTTCTGTTGGATCGTGAGGTAAAAGCCGTTCGCGTGGGACACCCGGCGCGGGTAACGCCCCAGCTGAAAGAACATACCCTGGACAGCCTGATAGAACAAAATAAACAGTATCGCAAGTCGGAAGAGCTGCGTGCTCAGGCAATTGAGAAGAAAGAGGAACAGGAGGAATTCACGTATCCATCCGGTAAGTATCGTCGCGGTATGAGTAATACCAAGATCAAAGAGCTTGCTGAAGAAGGAGGTAGTTCACGCGGAGTATCCAAAGATAAAATACAGGGTATGGCCCGTTGGATAGAGCTGCAGGATGAGATTGAAGCCCTTTTTGAGGAAGCGGATCGGCTTCGGGAGGAAGCCGTTAATGAAATTCTGGAAACCAAGCAGGTTATTTGTACAACCAACAGCACCGCCGGCAGTGAACTGGTAGAAAACCGCGAATTTGATCTCGTTGTGATTGATGAGGCAACGCAGTCGACTGAGCCGAGTTGTTTGATCCCTATTACTCACGGAAAGAAGATTGTTATGGCTGGAGATCACCGGCAGTTGCCTCCTACAGTGAAAAGTCGGAAAGCCGCTGACCAAGGATTGGAGGACACCCTTTTTGAACGACTTGCTGAGAAGTATCCCGGCATCAAGAACATGCTGGAGATACAGTATCGCATGCACGAAACAATTATGGCATTTTCAAACGAGCAGTTTTATGATGGAATAATTTCTGCCGATGAAAGTGTGAGGACCCATACGCTCGAAGATTTCCAGCTGGATATCAATTTGTTTAACAATAATTTGACGGAGATCCTTGATCCGCACAAACCGCTTGTTTTTGTGGATACTTCCGGACGCGATGCTGCAGAACGAATACGACAGGGATCAACATCCAAAGAAAATCCCGAGGAAGCGCTGCTGGTTGCACAGATGGCGGATAATTTACTGCGATCGGGGATGCGACCAGAGAATATTGCTGTTATTAGTCCGTATAAAGATCAGGTTGATTTACTGGACCGTAAAATTGATGCGGAAAACCTGGAGATAAAATCGGTGGATGGTTTCCAGGGGCGTGAAAAAGAGGTGGTGATTATATCACTGACGCGGAGCAATAAAAATAGAGGCATAGGTTTTCTTAAGGATGTCAGACGATTCAATGTATCGCTAACCCGAGCCGAACGAAAACTTATTGTTGTGGGGGATAGTTCTACAATAACATCCCATGAAATCTACTCCCATTTTATTGATTATGTACGACAGAAGGGAAGAGTGATAGAGTTATAA
- a CDS encoding alpha/beta fold hydrolase has translation MEQDIQFCTAPDGVKLAYAISGSGPPLVRVANWLTHLDLDWQGPIWSHWFREFSKENTLVRFDQRGSGLSDSSVKELSLEAWVQDLDSIIDDVGIGNFPLLGFCQGGPIALAYAVRNPEHVSHLILFDSYSQGNLADGAPLEKQKEAKALTEMIEVGWGREDTDIFRRIFADLLMPGATQDEHKWLAELQHQTASPSMAARLWEAYHNIDVEHLASQVNIPTLIFHVKGDKVIPFEAGRRLASLIPDARFVPLESENHILLEDDPAWDRFLAEVKNFIGSSGSDAIIDDPQKVFPELTPRECEVIDLIAKGFTNNEIADRLYISQKTVRNHNTRIFSKLQVNSRSKAIVLAREAGLGKE, from the coding sequence GTGGAACAAGATATACAATTTTGTACTGCTCCGGATGGGGTTAAACTTGCCTATGCAATTTCTGGAAGCGGACCGCCACTGGTACGGGTTGCCAACTGGCTAACCCATCTGGATCTCGATTGGCAAGGTCCGATATGGTCTCACTGGTTCCGGGAGTTTTCCAAAGAAAATACGTTGGTACGATTTGATCAGCGTGGTTCCGGTTTATCTGATAGTTCTGTTAAAGAACTATCGCTGGAGGCTTGGGTACAGGATCTTGATTCCATAATCGATGATGTCGGTATTGGCAACTTCCCTTTGTTGGGATTTTGTCAAGGAGGACCCATTGCCCTTGCTTATGCAGTTCGCAATCCTGAACATGTAAGTCACCTTATCCTTTTTGACAGTTATAGTCAGGGAAATTTGGCAGATGGTGCTCCATTAGAGAAGCAAAAAGAAGCAAAAGCCCTTACAGAAATGATTGAAGTAGGATGGGGACGGGAAGATACCGATATATTTCGTCGAATTTTTGCAGATCTGCTTATGCCGGGAGCTACACAAGATGAACATAAATGGTTGGCTGAGCTGCAGCATCAAACGGCGTCACCATCAATGGCTGCTCGGCTATGGGAAGCTTATCACAACATTGATGTTGAACATTTGGCCAGCCAGGTAAATATCCCCACGCTAATTTTTCATGTAAAGGGGGATAAGGTGATTCCTTTTGAGGCTGGCCGCAGATTAGCTTCTTTGATTCCCGATGCCCGGTTCGTTCCTTTGGAGAGTGAAAATCATATCCTTTTGGAAGATGATCCCGCCTGGGATCGCTTTTTGGCAGAAGTGAAAAATTTTATTGGTTCTTCTGGATCGGATGCCATAATCGACGATCCGCAGAAAGTTTTTCCCGAACTTACGCCCAGAGAATGTGAGGTGATTGATCTGATTGCGAAGGGATTTACCAACAATGAAATTGCCGACCGGCTGTATATCAGCCAAAAAACCGTACGTAACCACAACACCCGGATATTCAGCAAACTGCAGGTAAATTCCCGTTCCAAAGCTATTGTGTTGGCTCGCGAAGCTGGGTTGGGGAAAGAATAA
- a CDS encoding class I SAM-dependent methyltransferase translates to MRPELQRRVQRYGWDYSSPYYEKGWQHQLWPAQNRLLEKASLQKDQKVLDISCGTGLVTFPIAKAVGGKGEVTGIDLSEGMIDKAAEEAKRRGFSNIIFQHMDAEELDLPDESFDVAINSLGLMYYPDPGKAIREMYRVVKPEGRATALVWGRRKKCGWTDIFPIVDRRVESDVCPLFFQLGTGETLKKVFENAGFTDIDSDRFDMKLHFDSDKQAVIAAFLGGAVALAYRKFDEQTKEDAHEEYLESIDSYRNETGYDIPGEFVIVSGKKFG, encoded by the coding sequence ATGAGACCCGAATTACAACGAAGAGTACAGCGATACGGATGGGATTACTCTTCCCCATATTATGAAAAGGGCTGGCAACATCAACTGTGGCCGGCTCAAAATCGACTGCTTGAAAAAGCAAGCCTGCAAAAAGACCAAAAGGTCCTGGATATTTCATGCGGCACAGGATTGGTAACCTTTCCAATTGCCAAAGCAGTAGGCGGGAAAGGTGAGGTTACCGGTATCGATTTGTCAGAAGGAATGATTGATAAGGCAGCTGAAGAGGCTAAAAGGAGAGGCTTTTCCAATATTATATTTCAGCATATGGATGCCGAAGAACTGGACCTTCCCGATGAATCTTTTGATGTTGCCATCAACTCACTGGGATTGATGTACTATCCCGATCCTGGAAAGGCCATCCGAGAAATGTACCGCGTGGTAAAGCCGGAGGGACGTGCCACTGCCTTAGTATGGGGGCGGCGAAAAAAATGTGGCTGGACCGATATTTTCCCGATTGTGGACCGGCGGGTGGAATCGGATGTATGTCCGCTTTTTTTCCAGCTTGGGACCGGGGAAACGCTCAAAAAGGTTTTTGAGAATGCTGGTTTTACAGATATTGATTCGGATCGATTTGATATGAAACTGCACTTTGATTCAGATAAACAGGCAGTGATCGCCGCTTTTCTAGGAGGAGCTGTAGCCTTGGCCTATCGTAAATTTGATGAACAAACGAAGGAAGATGCACATGAGGAATATTTAGAATCGATTGATTCCTATCGTAATGAGACCGGTTACGATATACCGGGTGAGTTTGTGATTGTATCGGGTAAAAAATTCGGATAG